The following are from one region of the Candidatus Atribacteria bacterium genome:
- a CDS encoding DUF2089 family protein has translation DEDSKFLIIFLRSRGNIKEVQERMNISYPTVKNRLDKLLITLGLLDESEGLKEKEILATLERGEITVAEAVKLVKEAE, from the coding sequence CTGATGAAGACAGTAAGTTTTTAATTATTTTTCTTCGCTCAAGAGGAAATATTAAAGAAGTTCAAGAAAGGATGAATATCTCTTACCCTACCGTAAAAAATCGCCTGGATAAATTGTTAATTACTTTGGGATTACTTGATGAAAGTGAAGGACTGAAAGAAAAAGAAATTTTAGCTACTCTGGAAAGAGGAGAAATTACCGTTGCTGAGGCAGTAAAATTAGTGAAAGAAGCAGAATAA
- a CDS encoding MATE family efflux transporter → MRKFTSEEILTADPLKVMFLLSFPVMISQFLLTLYHLADTFWLGHLPPSESGEAVAGLQISWPVIWFLISFSFGFGIAGMALVSQYTGAKEKRNANIIASQMLSLSLLFGLIIAIFGFMLTPYLVPLITKSATVTRTAITYMQLIFWGMPFIFVAFTFQSILSAKGDTITPMYINLFTVTLNVILDPFLIFGWWRFPYLGVLGAALATVICQGIAASISIYLLFRGTKGIKITTNSLIPVWKWLKKIFKIGLPAAIGYSTTAFGFGLVMAIIGRVNNPETVIAAYGVGDKLISIIFIVVDGLGTGIITLIGQNLGANLINRVEEIARKSLRVVFLITLLEAALVFALKVPLFMLFIPNRPDIIAEGIHFLTIFTLGIPFFGLVGAIMALFRGSGHNVQPMIVDMVRLWGLRIPLAYFLGVQFGSTGIWWGMALSNVIAAIIALFFYFQGEWKKQVIHEYKDTIQPAPSPFIPEEG, encoded by the coding sequence ATGAGAAAATTCACCTCCGAAGAAATTTTAACCGCTGATCCTTTAAAAGTGATGTTTTTATTGAGCTTTCCGGTGATGATCTCCCAATTTTTACTTACCTTATATCATCTCGCTGATACCTTCTGGCTGGGTCATCTTCCTCCCAGTGAAAGCGGAGAGGCAGTCGCCGGATTACAGATCTCCTGGCCGGTTATCTGGTTTCTCATTTCTTTCTCTTTCGGGTTCGGAATAGCCGGTATGGCGCTCGTTTCTCAATATACCGGAGCAAAGGAAAAGAGAAATGCCAATATAATAGCCAGTCAAATGCTTTCTCTTTCCCTTTTATTTGGATTAATTATTGCTATTTTTGGATTTATGTTAACCCCTTATCTGGTTCCTCTTATTACTAAATCAGCCACCGTCACCAGAACAGCGATAACCTATATGCAGCTAATCTTCTGGGGAATGCCCTTTATTTTTGTAGCTTTCACTTTTCAAAGCATTCTCTCCGCAAAGGGTGATACTATAACTCCAATGTATATCAATCTCTTCACCGTTACATTAAATGTTATACTTGATCCTTTTTTAATTTTTGGGTGGTGGCGTTTTCCTTACTTGGGTGTACTGGGAGCCGCACTGGCTACAGTCATATGTCAAGGCATAGCTGCCTCTATTTCTATCTATCTTCTATTTAGAGGAACAAAAGGAATAAAAATTACTACAAATAGTCTAATTCCGGTTTGGAAATGGCTGAAAAAAATCTTCAAAATAGGACTGCCGGCAGCTATAGGTTACTCTACAACTGCCTTTGGATTCGGGTTGGTCATGGCTATTATCGGTAGAGTAAATAATCCAGAAACAGTGATTGCTGCTTATGGTGTAGGAGATAAACTAATTAGCATCATTTTTATTGTGGTAGATGGCTTGGGAACAGGTATTATAACCTTAATTGGCCAGAATTTAGGGGCAAACCTTATTAATCGAGTAGAAGAAATCGCCCGAAAAAGTCTTCGGGTAGTATTTCTTATTACTTTGTTGGAAGCTGCTCTGGTCTTTGCTTTAAAAGTTCCTCTGTTTATGCTATTTATTCCCAATCGTCCGGATATTATTGCTGAAGGGATTCATTTTCTCACCATCTTCACTTTGGGCATCCCCTTTTTTGGTTTGGTCGGAGCAATTATGGCGCTATTTAGAGGATCCGGTCATAATGTTCAACCTATGATTGTGGATATGGTAAGACTTTGGGGACTGAGAATCCCGCTCGCTTACTTCCTCGGCGTTCAATTTGGTTCTACCGGAATATGGTGGGGAATGGCTTTAAGTAATGTAATAGCTGCCATTATAGCCCTCTTCTTTTACTTTCAGGGAGAATGGAAAAAGCAAGTTATTCATGAGTATAAAGACACTATTCAACCTGCTCCTTCTCCCTTTATTCCGGAAGAAGGGTAA
- a CDS encoding ketopantoate reductase family protein: MAKRIKSACVYGIGGVGGYFGGKIAYQINKDNLALQVYFIGRGEHLKAVQQHGLNLITDKGEFLCFPRITTDNIRHIPTPDLYLLCVKGYDLDNAVTSISKNISADTIILPLLNGVDIYERIRNNLQEAIVSPASVYVSSSIEKPGSIRQKGPAGHIVFGKDPKYLNYNYQYLIEFFNEMGISNAWYDNPYPAIWNKYIFITAFSLMTAYSGKTIGGVLADSKLRSMTENIMEEVMSVGKAKNIDFEQDIVNKNIQKAQAFPYETKTSFQRDYEKGKTRHEGDILGGTLVRLAKEHHVLIPTISKVYGELIVL; encoded by the coding sequence ATGGCTAAAAGAATTAAAAGCGCATGTGTATATGGTATCGGGGGTGTCGGTGGATATTTTGGTGGCAAAATAGCTTATCAGATTAATAAGGATAACCTTGCTCTACAGGTATATTTTATAGGTCGAGGGGAACATCTAAAAGCAGTGCAGCAGCACGGTCTAAATCTGATCACTGATAAAGGGGAATTTCTTTGTTTTCCACGTATTACTACCGATAATATAAGGCATATTCCTACCCCGGATTTATACTTGTTATGTGTAAAGGGATATGATTTGGATAATGCTGTTACTTCAATCTCAAAAAATATTTCTGCTGACACTATCATCCTTCCCTTACTTAACGGAGTTGATATCTACGAACGTATACGAAACAATTTGCAAGAAGCAATAGTCTCACCTGCTTCTGTTTATGTTTCCTCCAGTATCGAAAAACCAGGCAGCATAAGACAAAAAGGTCCTGCAGGACATATCGTATTTGGTAAAGATCCGAAATACTTAAACTATAATTATCAGTATCTTATTGAATTCTTTAATGAAATGGGGATTAGCAACGCCTGGTACGATAATCCCTATCCGGCTATATGGAATAAATATATATTTATCACCGCCTTTAGCTTAATGACTGCCTATTCCGGAAAAACAATAGGTGGAGTACTTGCCGATAGTAAGCTAAGAAGCATGACGGAAAATATCATGGAAGAAGTAATGTCTGTGGGAAAAGCAAAAAACATAGATTTTGAGCAAGATATAGTAAATAAAAATATACAAAAAGCCCAAGCCTTCCCCTACGAAACCAAGACTTCCTTTCAAAGGGATTATGAAAAAGGGAAAACCAGGCATGAAGGAGATATATTAGGAGGAACTTTAGTTCGCTTGGCTAAAGAACATCATGTTCTAATTCCTACAATTAGCAAAGTGTACGGAGAACTGATTGTACTATAA